From a single Methylacidiphilum kamchatkense Kam1 genomic region:
- a CDS encoding class I SAM-dependent methyltransferase, whose product MQLRFDLDSIELAKNYEKFSDSQFFHGKVLIDMLKIKPSDFVLDIGCGTGRLTQYISESLRCEKIIGIDPLPYRIKIAKEKETKNLSFEVGGTSDLHRFQENSFDCIFLNSVFHWIENKAEALEQIKRILKPGGKVGISTGDKNYKTPIRELVEQTVRKYVKNAFEFSFSPFLLSSEEIKSLLNTSGLHLEQFRLFEYSTFSHSPEELITFLESSSFGNFLSQTPLEYKSQILADIKRELEKLRTPKGIERKHLCILVVATKSER is encoded by the coding sequence ATGCAGCTTCGTTTTGATTTAGATTCTATTGAACTAGCCAAAAACTACGAAAAATTTAGCGATTCACAATTCTTCCATGGCAAGGTCCTCATTGACATGCTTAAAATCAAGCCATCGGACTTTGTGCTAGACATTGGCTGTGGCACAGGAAGACTGACTCAATACATTTCAGAATCACTGAGATGTGAGAAAATCATTGGAATCGATCCATTGCCCTACAGGATCAAAATTGCAAAAGAAAAAGAAACAAAAAATCTTTCTTTTGAGGTGGGGGGAACTTCGGATTTGCATCGATTCCAAGAAAATTCTTTTGATTGTATCTTTTTGAATAGTGTTTTTCACTGGATAGAGAACAAAGCAGAAGCTTTAGAACAAATAAAAAGAATTTTAAAGCCTGGAGGAAAAGTTGGAATATCAACGGGTGATAAAAATTACAAAACTCCGATTAGAGAACTAGTCGAGCAAACCGTAAGAAAATACGTTAAAAATGCTTTTGAATTTTCCTTTTCGCCTTTTCTATTGAGTTCTGAAGAAATTAAATCACTACTCAATACAAGTGGGCTTCACCTCGAACAATTCCGCCTTTTTGAATATTCAACCTTTTCACATAGTCCTGAAGAACTGATTACTTTTCTGGAATCAAGTAGCTTTGGGAATTTCCTTTCTCAAACTCCTTTGGAATATAAGTCCCAAATTCTTGCGGATATTAAAAGAGAGCTTGAAAAATTAAGGACTCCAAAAGGCATAGAAAGAAAACATCTCTGTATATTGGTGGTGGCTACAAAATCCGAGCGATAA
- a CDS encoding glycoside hydrolase family 15 protein: protein MAYQPIENHAIIGDMHTVALVAIDGSIDWLCIPYFDSPSVFGSLLDDKKGGCFKIAPSEHHLSYKQFYWPGTNVLVTRFLSTQGAAELTDFMPVGSSENTGSHRFRLIRRLTAVRGTISFSLECRPAFNYAQDQHETELTTIGAVFSTEKLRLLLTTDKPLQISENGVVSKFTLREGQTCDFALVQLLPGSEWGVHLSSREAENLFRQTVCYWRNWIARCKYSGRWREMVYRSALTLKLLTFKPTGAIIAAPTTSLPEEIGGIRNWDYRFSWIRDSAFTIYAFMRLGFTEEAQSYMEFLSKVYRGFSRKNPPLQIMYGIDGRHELKEMELNHLDGYKGSRPVRVGNGAYQQLQLDIYGELLDAVYLCNKYGAPISFEEWLEVKHLIEWVCENWQLEDEGIWEVRGKKRHFIYSKLMCWVALDRGMRLAEKRSFPADISRWRKIRNEIYTFIMEKGWNAKQKAFVQSYGSEALDASILMMPLVFFISPVDPMMLSTLQAIMRSSHEGGLLANNLVYRYNFRKTDDGLAGKEGTFNICTFWLVEALARAGQYQPQLLEEAHLLFERMLGFANHVGLYAEEIGFSGEALGNFPQALTHLSLISAAYNLNKVLEAKGG, encoded by the coding sequence ATGGCTTATCAGCCAATTGAAAATCACGCCATCATTGGAGATATGCACACTGTGGCCTTAGTGGCCATTGATGGGTCTATTGATTGGTTATGTATTCCTTATTTTGATTCTCCAAGTGTCTTTGGTTCCTTGTTAGATGACAAAAAAGGAGGATGTTTTAAAATTGCTCCTTCGGAACACCATCTTAGCTACAAACAGTTTTATTGGCCTGGGACCAATGTCCTTGTTACAAGATTTCTTTCTACACAGGGGGCAGCTGAACTTACCGACTTTATGCCTGTTGGCTCATCAGAGAATACAGGCTCTCATAGATTTCGGCTGATTCGTCGCCTAACGGCGGTACGAGGCACAATCAGCTTTAGTTTGGAATGTCGTCCTGCCTTCAACTATGCCCAGGATCAGCATGAAACTGAACTCACCACCATAGGGGCGGTTTTTTCAACAGAAAAACTAAGACTCTTATTGACGACAGACAAACCACTGCAAATCTCCGAAAATGGGGTAGTTTCGAAGTTTACCCTTAGAGAGGGACAGACCTGCGATTTTGCTTTGGTCCAACTCTTGCCTGGTTCCGAATGGGGGGTGCATCTATCGAGTAGGGAAGCAGAAAATCTTTTTAGGCAAACCGTTTGTTATTGGAGAAATTGGATTGCCCGTTGCAAATACTCGGGAAGATGGCGTGAGATGGTATATCGCTCAGCCTTAACTTTAAAACTTCTTACTTTTAAGCCAACAGGAGCCATCATAGCAGCACCAACGACCAGTCTTCCTGAAGAAATTGGTGGCATCCGGAATTGGGATTACCGGTTTAGTTGGATTCGTGATTCTGCCTTCACTATTTATGCATTTATGCGACTTGGCTTTACTGAAGAAGCTCAAAGTTACATGGAATTTCTTTCGAAGGTTTATAGAGGTTTTTCAAGAAAAAATCCACCCTTACAAATTATGTATGGAATAGATGGTAGGCATGAATTGAAGGAAATGGAGCTGAACCATCTGGATGGATATAAAGGTTCAAGACCGGTTCGAGTGGGGAATGGTGCCTATCAGCAATTACAACTGGATATTTATGGAGAGTTGTTAGATGCGGTTTATCTGTGTAACAAGTATGGAGCTCCAATTTCCTTTGAGGAATGGCTTGAAGTCAAACATCTTATTGAATGGGTTTGTGAAAACTGGCAATTAGAAGATGAAGGGATCTGGGAGGTAAGAGGGAAGAAAAGACATTTTATCTATTCAAAATTGATGTGCTGGGTGGCCTTGGATCGTGGCATGCGATTAGCAGAGAAAAGATCCTTCCCTGCCGATATTTCTAGGTGGAGAAAGATTCGTAATGAGATCTATACATTTATTATGGAAAAGGGGTGGAATGCGAAACAAAAGGCATTTGTCCAATCCTATGGCAGTGAGGCACTCGATGCATCCATTCTGATGATGCCTTTGGTGTTTTTTATTTCGCCTGTAGATCCGATGATGTTGAGTACCTTACAAGCTATCATGCGTTCCTCCCATGAGGGGGGACTTTTAGCAAATAACTTGGTGTATCGATACAATTTCAGGAAAACAGACGATGGCTTAGCAGGCAAAGAAGGGACTTTTAATATCTGTACGTTTTGGCTTGTAGAAGCGTTAGCTAGGGCCGGTCAATACCAGCCCCAGTTATTGGAAGAAGCCCATCTGCTATTTGAAAGGATGCTTGGCTTTGCCAATCATGTAGGCTTGTATGCCGAAGAAATAGGGTTTAGCGGAGAGGCATTAGGCAACTTTCCTCAAGCATTGACACATCTTTCATTAATTAGTGCAGCCTATAATCTGAACAAGGTTCTTGAAGCAAAAGGAGGATAA
- the wrbA gene encoding NAD(P)H:quinone oxidoreductase: protein MKIYVVFYSMYGHIYKMAEAVAQGARSVAGAHVELRRVPETLPEAVLHKMGAIEPQKTFAHVPICSIEELGEADAIIFGTPTRFGNMCGQMRQFLDAAGKLWLSGKLIGKVGSVFCSSNTQHGGQETTLLTFMITLLHLGMVIVGLPYSFTGQMAVDEITGCSPYGASTIAGGAGERMPSEIELAGARFQGKHVASIAAKLSK from the coding sequence ATGAAAATCTACGTCGTCTTTTATTCGATGTATGGACATATTTATAAAATGGCCGAAGCGGTGGCTCAAGGAGCAAGGTCAGTAGCCGGAGCTCATGTAGAATTGCGACGAGTCCCTGAAACCCTACCAGAAGCTGTGCTACATAAAATGGGTGCTATAGAACCTCAAAAAACCTTTGCGCATGTCCCTATCTGTTCTATCGAAGAGCTTGGGGAAGCTGATGCCATCATTTTTGGAACTCCTACAAGATTTGGTAATATGTGCGGTCAGATGAGGCAATTTTTGGATGCAGCCGGAAAACTTTGGTTGTCAGGTAAGCTGATCGGAAAAGTTGGTAGCGTTTTTTGTAGTTCTAATACACAACATGGTGGCCAAGAGACAACATTGTTAACATTCATGATTACTTTGCTGCATTTGGGAATGGTCATCGTAGGACTGCCTTATTCTTTTACTGGACAAATGGCAGTGGATGAAATTACTGGCTGTTCTCCTTATGGAGCTTCCACAATAGCTGGAGGTGCTGGTGAAAGAATGCCTAGCGAAATTGAATTGGCTGGAGCTAGATTCCAAGGAAAACATGTTGCTTCCATTGCTGCAAAACTGAGTAAATAA
- the amoB gene encoding bacterial ammonia monooxygenase, subunit AmoB encodes MKIKNHSIITLILACTVIIAIIASSHLYGSGIGERAQEAILRMRTAQFYDVRFSSNHLKVGDDLVVTGKVMILPIWPHELGFSGIGYINFFEPGPRLARKETIVNGQPVFSSMIVKLGDTYDFKEVLTARRPGTWPVGVTMNIKDIGPIVGPSIKVTIDPSSAPFTNTVQTLTGQTINLENYGLSRAFGWSILWVLLGIGWLYYWLILKPTAPRLGLAYLEKEDELVTKQDQRFGFLFLAIVIVLVFGGAFLTSKQFPIVIPLQKTFVRIDPLPQGPTFVEAKVSKATYYVQQRSLDFDLTVTNKGNEKVYLRRFQTANVAFLNPAAPDNQWPADSPEVNGGELQITPNEPILPGETKLLHVKAQGAAWEVERLSTIYKESSSRFGGLIFFGDAAGNRNIIAIADQFVIPVFQ; translated from the coding sequence ATGAAAATAAAAAATCACTCCATCATCACGCTAATATTAGCATGTACTGTAATAATCGCAATTATTGCTTCTTCTCACCTTTATGGCTCTGGAATAGGGGAAAGGGCTCAGGAAGCAATTCTGAGGATGCGGACCGCCCAATTTTACGATGTTCGCTTCTCTTCCAATCATTTGAAAGTAGGCGATGATCTTGTAGTCACTGGAAAAGTCATGATTTTGCCTATATGGCCGCATGAGCTTGGTTTTTCTGGTATTGGCTATATCAATTTCTTTGAACCCGGTCCAAGGCTGGCCCGCAAGGAAACTATCGTTAATGGCCAGCCTGTGTTTTCAAGCATGATCGTGAAGCTTGGAGACACTTATGACTTTAAAGAAGTGTTGACCGCACGCAGACCGGGTACTTGGCCTGTGGGTGTTACAATGAATATTAAAGATATTGGACCCATTGTAGGGCCTTCTATCAAAGTAACGATTGATCCTTCCTCTGCTCCATTTACAAATACAGTCCAAACCTTGACCGGACAAACCATTAATCTAGAAAACTATGGATTAAGTCGGGCCTTTGGTTGGTCCATCCTTTGGGTATTGTTAGGAATTGGTTGGCTCTATTATTGGCTTATTCTTAAACCAACAGCTCCAAGACTAGGGCTTGCCTACTTGGAAAAAGAGGACGAATTGGTTACCAAGCAAGATCAAAGGTTTGGATTTTTATTCTTGGCCATTGTGATCGTACTCGTATTTGGTGGGGCTTTTCTTACCTCCAAGCAGTTTCCAATTGTTATACCCCTCCAAAAAACCTTTGTAAGAATTGACCCTTTGCCACAGGGACCAACCTTTGTTGAAGCAAAAGTCAGTAAAGCAACCTATTATGTTCAGCAACGAAGCCTCGATTTTGATTTAACTGTAACCAATAAAGGAAATGAAAAAGTATATTTGCGACGGTTTCAAACAGCGAATGTTGCCTTTTTGAATCCGGCTGCTCCTGACAATCAGTGGCCAGCTGATTCTCCAGAAGTCAATGGCGGAGAGTTGCAAATTACTCCTAATGAACCCATTCTGCCTGGTGAAACAAAACTACTACATGTAAAAGCTCAAGGAGCAGCTTGGGAAGTAGAAAGACTCTCTACTATTTATAAAGAATCCTCCAGTAGGTTTGGTGGGCTCATCTTTTTTGGAGATGCAGCAGGGAATAGAAATATCATCGCTATAGCAGATCAGTTTGTCATTCCAGTCTTTCAATAA
- a CDS encoding methane monooxygenase/ammonia monooxygenase subunit A, giving the protein MQTQTIKTSPELQKEGLEVGKRIQFVAWVIIGMTVTVGTFASQSLLEGDWSFWIDWKDRRYFPILGVISYMLMLVSVQAACWIKARLPVGMTLCAVGINLWQWFERYVNWWGWFSYPMNELFPETVIPCAIAADCVLLLSRKLLLTYLFGAYAFALTFYPANWVMIAPFHQPIEALGQTLSIADYIGFSYVRSAIPEYLRMIESGTLRTFEGGALGPAIFFSGVVGIFIYAIFWWIGDQCTRNRWVKKI; this is encoded by the coding sequence ATGCAAACACAGACGATAAAGACTTCCCCAGAACTTCAAAAAGAAGGTTTAGAAGTAGGGAAAAGAATTCAATTTGTAGCATGGGTCATCATAGGAATGACTGTGACAGTAGGGACATTCGCTTCTCAGTCATTATTAGAAGGAGACTGGAGCTTCTGGATAGATTGGAAAGATCGTCGTTATTTTCCAATTTTAGGAGTCATATCCTATATGTTGATGTTAGTCAGCGTACAAGCAGCTTGTTGGATTAAAGCTAGACTACCCGTAGGAATGACTTTATGTGCGGTAGGAATCAATCTCTGGCAGTGGTTTGAAAGATATGTCAATTGGTGGGGATGGTTCAGTTATCCAATGAATGAATTGTTTCCAGAGACTGTCATTCCATGTGCTATTGCTGCGGATTGTGTTTTACTTTTATCTAGAAAGCTCCTCTTGACTTATCTTTTCGGTGCCTATGCTTTTGCTTTAACCTTTTACCCAGCGAACTGGGTCATGATTGCTCCATTTCATCAACCCATAGAAGCCTTAGGCCAAACCTTGAGTATAGCCGATTATATCGGATTTTCCTATGTCCGCTCTGCTATACCAGAGTATTTAAGAATGATTGAAAGTGGTACGCTTCGTACTTTTGAAGGGGGAGCCTTAGGCCCGGCCATATTCTTCAGTGGTGTTGTTGGTATCTTTATATATGCAATATTTTGGTGGATTGGAGATCAGTGCACCAGAAACCGTTGGGTAAAGAAGATCTAA
- a CDS encoding methane monooxygenase/ammonia monooxygenase subunit C yields the protein MANERVATVGAMDVSSVAELVPRKEYFNNWRFYLYCILISLFYGACMLYQRAFAITKGIDYTSQDFQTYWMNLFWGITIMNVIIWGLTWGWIWFVYRDRHLEQLSPGEELKRWYSNWLITLGVYAWCLVWAVFFVEQDGVWHSSMIRDTEFTPSHIFNFYLSWPIFINFGVAGLMLTRTRLPVMGKKWLLPLVMEVAWPIMFIPLIGENEWGHSAWILEEWFAAPLHWTFVPFAWAAVWFLGNGFDMFPRIAAVLKATYFGEKCMSAAEAMENPEEATNPVHTLPGM from the coding sequence ATGGCTAATGAACGAGTAGCAACAGTTGGAGCAATGGATGTATCATCCGTTGCTGAGCTGGTGCCTAGAAAGGAATATTTTAATAACTGGAGATTCTATCTATATTGTATATTGATATCGCTCTTCTATGGAGCTTGCATGCTCTATCAGAGAGCATTTGCGATCACGAAAGGAATTGATTATACCTCACAAGACTTCCAGACTTATTGGATGAATCTTTTCTGGGGTATAACAATAATGAATGTTATAATTTGGGGACTGACATGGGGTTGGATCTGGTTTGTCTATAGAGATCGTCATTTGGAACAGCTAAGTCCAGGAGAGGAATTAAAACGCTGGTACTCGAACTGGCTAATCACCCTTGGGGTGTATGCGTGGTGTTTAGTATGGGCGGTCTTCTTTGTTGAACAGGATGGAGTATGGCATTCATCCATGATTAGGGACACAGAGTTTACTCCTAGTCATATCTTCAATTTTTATCTTAGTTGGCCTATTTTTATTAACTTTGGAGTAGCTGGATTGATGTTAACCAGAACAAGACTTCCGGTAATGGGCAAAAAATGGTTGCTGCCCTTAGTTATGGAAGTAGCTTGGCCGATAATGTTTATTCCATTAATTGGAGAAAACGAATGGGGGCATAGTGCTTGGATTTTAGAAGAATGGTTTGCCGCTCCGTTGCACTGGACCTTTGTGCCTTTTGCATGGGCTGCTGTTTGGTTCTTAGGCAATGGATTTGACATGTTTCCAAGGATAGCTGCAGTTCTAAAAGCAACCTATTTTGGTGAAAAATGCATGTCAGCTGCAGAGGCTATGGAAAATCCTGAGGAAGCCACTAATCCAGTGCATACACTCCCTGGAATGTAA
- a CDS encoding VOC family protein: MVHRFLHVRYRVSNLEKALFYFVNFLGLKEVGRITSPRGSKLVFLQAPENGTLLELCEYPDSGKVVVPPDLTHLAFSVNDLEEARIKCSKMGWPFTDEIQKAENGQYFTFIDAPDGYEIELIQEEKKKE; this comes from the coding sequence ATGGTTCATCGTTTTTTACATGTCAGATATCGTGTTTCGAATTTGGAAAAAGCACTCTTTTATTTTGTCAATTTTCTCGGTCTTAAAGAAGTCGGACGGATTACTTCTCCAAGAGGCTCCAAATTGGTTTTTTTACAAGCTCCAGAAAATGGCACCCTGCTTGAACTCTGTGAGTATCCTGATAGTGGGAAAGTCGTCGTACCTCCAGACCTAACGCATCTGGCTTTTTCTGTTAATGATCTTGAAGAGGCTCGCATCAAATGCAGCAAAATGGGATGGCCATTTACTGATGAAATCCAGAAAGCTGAAAACGGACAGTATTTTACATTCATTGATGCCCCGGATGGCTATGAAATTGAACTGATCCAAGAAGAAAAGAAAAAAGAATGA
- a CDS encoding GMC family oxidoreductase: MATTLSNETVDVCVIGTGAGGGNLIRELCLQGVKVVALEAGPRLVPEKDFENDEWAMFLKTAWLDPRETQGEDITGLAAWTCKTVGGTTLHWAGAALRIQPWEFKVKSLYGEIPKANLADWPISYEDLLPYYEKAEKALGVSGRVMPFQPGNTNFLVMKRGAEKLGIQATPGFMAINSIPFDGRPPCDQCGFCFQGCTIKAKWNVLYEAIPKAEQTGNLDLRPQCQAIRIETDSRKKATSVIYADSQGKLHQLKAKVICVACNSIETARLLLNSESSKFPHGLANGSGMVGKNYMRHLTASSYALFPKPVHAYKGITMMGLIDNFAKNEPKRGFVGGFHLETIMLGPAFLSIFLRPGPNTSTSQARALWGEPLKNLMENYTHIAGMWIVGEDLPQLTNGVSLHKEKKDRFGMPIPVITFNDHPNDKRMREYAWKRAREIYEAAGAIEVYDTPPYPATHNLGTCRMGNNPETSVTNSYGQCHEVKNLFISDGSLFPTGACENPTLTISALAIRQAEYIIREMKALRL; this comes from the coding sequence ATGGCCACGACACTTTCTAATGAAACGGTTGATGTATGCGTCATAGGGACAGGAGCCGGAGGAGGAAATCTAATCCGGGAGCTTTGTCTTCAAGGAGTTAAAGTTGTAGCGCTAGAGGCAGGTCCACGGCTCGTTCCTGAAAAGGATTTTGAAAACGATGAATGGGCCATGTTCTTAAAGACAGCATGGCTTGATCCAAGAGAAACGCAAGGAGAAGATATCACCGGTCTTGCAGCTTGGACATGTAAAACAGTTGGAGGAACGACTCTTCACTGGGCAGGAGCGGCCTTACGCATTCAACCATGGGAATTTAAAGTAAAGTCTCTATATGGAGAAATTCCGAAAGCTAATCTAGCTGACTGGCCAATCAGCTATGAAGATCTCTTACCCTACTATGAAAAAGCTGAAAAGGCTCTTGGGGTTTCTGGCCGAGTCATGCCTTTTCAACCAGGAAATACCAATTTTCTGGTCATGAAAAGAGGGGCTGAAAAACTTGGGATCCAGGCAACACCAGGCTTTATGGCTATCAATAGTATTCCTTTTGATGGACGGCCTCCCTGTGATCAATGTGGTTTTTGTTTTCAAGGATGTACGATTAAAGCAAAATGGAATGTTCTCTATGAAGCCATTCCCAAAGCAGAGCAAACAGGTAATTTAGATTTGAGGCCACAATGCCAAGCAATTCGTATTGAAACAGATTCTAGGAAAAAAGCAACAAGCGTCATTTATGCAGACAGCCAAGGAAAACTTCATCAACTCAAAGCAAAAGTTATCTGTGTTGCCTGCAATAGTATTGAAACGGCCAGGCTATTATTAAATTCAGAATCTTCTAAATTTCCTCATGGATTAGCTAATGGCAGTGGAATGGTTGGGAAAAATTATATGCGCCACTTAACTGCCTCTTCTTATGCCCTATTTCCAAAACCCGTACATGCCTATAAGGGCATAACTATGATGGGACTTATAGATAATTTTGCCAAAAACGAGCCAAAGAGAGGCTTTGTGGGTGGATTTCATCTTGAAACAATTATGCTCGGACCGGCCTTTTTATCGATTTTTCTTAGACCTGGCCCCAATACCTCCACTTCACAAGCAAGAGCCTTATGGGGCGAGCCACTGAAGAACTTGATGGAGAACTACACCCATATTGCTGGCATGTGGATTGTGGGAGAAGATCTTCCTCAACTGACCAATGGAGTTAGTTTACACAAAGAAAAAAAAGATCGATTCGGAATGCCGATTCCTGTTATTACCTTTAATGATCATCCTAATGATAAACGGATGCGCGAATATGCCTGGAAAAGGGCAAGAGAAATTTATGAGGCTGCAGGGGCCATAGAAGTTTACGATACTCCCCCTTATCCAGCAACTCATAACTTAGGAACCTGCCGGATGGGAAATAATCCGGAAACCTCTGTGACAAATTCTTATGGTCAATGCCATGAAGTAAAAAATCTTTTCATATCTGACGGGAGCCTATTTCCTACAGGAGCTTGTGAAAACCCCACGTTGACGATATCCGCATTGGCTATTCGACAAGCCGAATACATTATAAGGGAAATGAAAGCATTGAGGCTTTAA
- a CDS encoding FAD-binding oxidoreductase — MIDHFPESSLLISKEDLIPYSFDATATFYHAPLAVLFPSSIEDILWVLKWAKSNHACILPRGSGTSLSGAAVPQKNSIVLSMTKWNKILETDPDNLTLLVEPGITTQVVQEEAAKYSLFYPPDPGSYKISTIGGNVGHNSGGIRGLKYGVTRNYVLGMEVVLPNGQVVWLGNKCVKDSAGYSLKDLFIGSEGTLGIVTKVLLRLIPKPQERQVILASFPTLEAASEATSAIIKAALIPSALEFLDQKTIECIEAYSPAGFPKESQAVLLIESDGHPQAVRDEITRINQVLKQYGPLEIKIAEDPKQQEQLWSARKVAFSALARKAPTVLLEDVTVPRSSLVQMIRKIQQISKTYAVEIAVYAHMGDGNLHPVFLGDESNKDLMEKVFRAMKEIFLYAIKLGGTITGEHGVGLAKKEFLAYQYKSEEFQLLKSIKKILDPENLLNPGKIFD, encoded by the coding sequence TTGATCGATCATTTTCCTGAAAGCTCCCTTTTAATTTCCAAAGAAGATCTTATCCCTTATAGCTTCGATGCTACAGCCACTTTTTATCATGCTCCGCTTGCTGTCTTATTTCCTTCTTCTATTGAGGATATTCTCTGGGTTCTGAAATGGGCCAAATCAAACCATGCTTGCATCCTTCCTCGAGGATCTGGAACAAGCTTAAGTGGGGCCGCTGTGCCTCAAAAAAACTCCATTGTTCTTTCTATGACCAAATGGAATAAAATTTTAGAAACAGATCCTGATAACTTGACCCTTTTGGTCGAACCTGGAATTACCACTCAAGTTGTACAAGAGGAAGCCGCTAAGTATTCTCTTTTTTACCCGCCCGATCCCGGCTCCTATAAAATTTCGACCATAGGTGGCAATGTGGGACATAATTCTGGGGGGATCCGAGGATTAAAATATGGCGTAACAAGGAATTACGTCTTAGGAATGGAGGTGGTATTACCAAATGGCCAGGTGGTATGGTTAGGGAACAAATGCGTAAAAGATTCTGCAGGCTATTCCTTAAAGGATCTTTTTATAGGCTCTGAAGGAACGCTTGGCATTGTTACTAAAGTATTGCTTCGGCTTATTCCAAAGCCACAAGAAAGGCAGGTGATACTAGCTTCTTTTCCTACCCTTGAAGCAGCATCTGAAGCTACATCAGCAATCATAAAAGCAGCCTTAATCCCTAGTGCTCTAGAGTTTCTTGATCAAAAGACCATTGAGTGCATCGAAGCCTATTCGCCAGCAGGTTTTCCCAAAGAAAGCCAAGCCGTATTGCTCATTGAATCGGATGGCCACCCTCAAGCAGTCCGTGATGAAATCACTCGGATCAATCAAGTTCTTAAACAATACGGTCCATTAGAAATCAAAATCGCTGAGGATCCTAAACAACAAGAGCAATTGTGGAGTGCAAGAAAAGTTGCCTTCTCAGCTCTCGCAAGAAAAGCACCTACGGTTCTTTTAGAAGATGTTACTGTTCCAAGAAGTTCGCTTGTCCAAATGATTCGTAAAATTCAGCAAATCTCAAAAACCTATGCCGTCGAAATTGCGGTCTATGCACATATGGGAGATGGAAACCTGCACCCAGTTTTTTTAGGGGATGAAAGCAATAAGGATTTAATGGAGAAAGTCTTTAGGGCAATGAAAGAAATTTTCCTTTATGCCATAAAACTGGGAGGAACCATTACTGGAGAACATGGAGTGGGACTAGCTAAAAAAGAATTTCTAGCTTATCAATATAAAAGCGAAGAATTTCAATTGCTTAAAAGCATAAAAAAAATCCTAGATCCTGAGAATCTTTTAAATCCTGGGAAAATCTTTGACTGA